The Thiobacillus sp. genome contains a region encoding:
- a CDS encoding ParB/RepB/Spo0J family partition protein gives MKIKITEAIFNDYVERLSSDPLTFPKAWPGQVGMVEVDEDMAHLVRLDAEKMAKTSNPKMAMAYRNLANQVERSREIRDEEVSHAKHVTGLVMLEASQISTGDNVRTVFDQASIEELAEDIKAHGLINPITVRTNNGHYVLVAGERRMRACQIAGVPIMANVIEADNVLTRRIQLAENIHREDLSLEDKANAVRELYEQLGTMQAVADQVKKSKSWVSKLVALSEPDLSYRTRRLLEEGKVEDLEILGIMNRIENTCDLADANVAYEKLVAGELTREQAREFLRSKTEKRQKHIKEEEARRKEAKARRDAEEAKRKAEREKQLAEEAARPPKREYLHPNQAVHNLLRFYVTTLPREHQGKHYEIVTEFSRRGYAGDGVTDEDIMKAWRDLVEAYADWGGNIVTEEYFQENA, from the coding sequence ATGAAAATCAAGATTACCGAAGCCATATTCAATGACTACGTGGAGCGTTTGAGCTCAGACCCCTTGACCTTCCCGAAGGCCTGGCCAGGACAAGTTGGCATGGTGGAGGTGGATGAAGACATGGCCCACCTGGTGCGGCTAGATGCCGAGAAGATGGCGAAGACCAGTAATCCAAAAATGGCCATGGCTTACCGGAACCTGGCCAACCAGGTGGAAAGGTCGAGGGAAATAAGAGATGAGGAAGTTTCGCATGCGAAACATGTGACCGGACTGGTTATGTTGGAAGCCAGCCAGATCAGCACCGGAGACAATGTAAGAACCGTTTTCGACCAGGCATCCATCGAGGAGTTGGCGGAAGACATCAAGGCCCATGGCCTGATCAACCCCATCACCGTGCGAACGAACAATGGCCATTACGTCCTGGTGGCAGGTGAAAGACGCATGCGGGCATGCCAGATTGCCGGTGTGCCGATCATGGCCAACGTCATCGAGGCGGACAACGTACTGACCAGAAGGATCCAATTGGCCGAAAACATCCACCGTGAGGATCTGAGTCTTGAGGATAAGGCCAATGCAGTAAGGGAGCTCTATGAACAGCTGGGGACCATGCAGGCTGTGGCCGACCAGGTGAAGAAGTCCAAGTCCTGGGTTTCCAAGCTGGTGGCCTTGTCAGAACCGGATCTAAGTTACCGGACCAGGCGACTTCTGGAAGAGGGGAAGGTCGAGGATCTGGAGATCCTTGGCATCATGAACAGGATCGAGAATACCTGTGACTTGGCCGATGCCAATGTGGCCTATGAAAAGCTGGTGGCCGGGGAATTAACCAGGGAACAGGCCAGGGAGTTCCTGCGGAGCAAAACGGAGAAACGCCAGAAGCACATCAAAGAGGAAGAAGCCAGGCGGAAAGAAGCAAAGGCCAGGCGGGATGCAGAGGAAGCAAAGCGCAAGGCTGAGCGGGAGAAACAACTAGCCGAGGAAGCAGCTAGACCGCCAAAGCGAGAGTATCTCCATCCTAATCAGGCAGTGCACAACCTGCTGCGGTTCTATGTCACCACGCTACCCAGGGAACACCAGGGCAAGCATTACGAGATCGTGACCGAGTTCAGCCGTAGAGGATATGCCGGCGATGGAGTCACAGACGAGGACATTATGAAGGCTTGGCGCGACCTGGTGGAGGCCTATGCGGATTGGGGGGGGAATATCGTTACCGAGGAGTATTTCCAGGAGAACGCTTGA
- a CDS encoding exodeoxyribonuclease VII small subunit, translating to MPKIEKPAKPKDFEAAIQELEQVVADMESGKLSLEASLAAYKRGMELSAFCQKTLEEAEQQVKILEKGLLKDFDPGMERGDPND from the coding sequence ATGCCGAAGATCGAAAAACCCGCCAAGCCCAAGGATTTCGAGGCCGCCATCCAGGAACTGGAACAGGTGGTGGCGGACATGGAATCCGGCAAGCTGAGCCTGGAGGCTTCCCTGGCCGCCTACAAGCGGGGCATGGAACTCTCCGCCTTCTGCCAGAAGACCCTGGAAGAGGCCGAGCAACAGGTCAAGATCCTGGAAAAGGGCCTGCTCAAGGACTTCGACCCCGGCATGGAGCGCGGCGACCCAAATGACTGA
- a CDS encoding polyprenyl synthetase family protein: MTDFAAWSRVVQTRMETALVRLLPAEAIAPGKLHSAMRYVSLGGGKRVRPMLAFAAGEAVGADAAKVEAAGCAVELIHVYSLTHDDLPCMDDDDLRRGKPTCHRQFDEATALLVGDALQSQAFEVLADPGLGLDPATQVAMLGILARAAGSRGMCGGQAVDLDSTGKRLELAELEFMHIHKTGALIQAAVLLGALAGGPLAQDRRSRLEHYARCVGLAFQVMDDVLDAETDTATLGKTAGKDAAQGKATYLTLMSAKEARAYAQELIDEALDALTPFGTQAARLGDIARFIVDRRY, translated from the coding sequence ATGACTGATTTCGCCGCCTGGTCCCGGGTCGTCCAGACCCGCATGGAAACAGCCCTGGTGCGTTTGCTGCCAGCCGAGGCCATCGCCCCCGGCAAGTTGCACAGCGCCATGCGCTACGTCTCCCTGGGGGGCGGCAAGCGGGTGCGGCCCATGCTGGCCTTTGCCGCCGGCGAGGCTGTCGGTGCCGACGCCGCCAAGGTGGAGGCCGCCGGTTGCGCCGTGGAACTGATCCACGTCTATTCCCTGACCCACGACGACCTGCCCTGCATGGACGATGACGACCTGCGCCGGGGCAAGCCCACCTGCCACAGGCAGTTCGACGAGGCCACCGCCCTGCTGGTGGGGGACGCCCTCCAGAGCCAGGCCTTCGAGGTACTGGCCGACCCCGGCCTGGGCCTGGACCCTGCCACCCAGGTGGCCATGCTAGGCATTCTGGCCCGGGCCGCCGGATCCCGGGGCATGTGCGGTGGCCAGGCCGTGGACCTGGACAGCACCGGCAAGCGCCTGGAACTGGCGGAACTGGAATTCATGCACATCCACAAGACCGGCGCCCTCATTCAGGCTGCCGTACTACTAGGTGCCCTGGCAGGCGGCCCTCTGGCGCAGGATCGGCGCTCCCGCCTCGAGCACTACGCCCGTTGCGTGGGCCTGGCCTTCCAGGTCATGGACGACGTGCTGGATGCCGAGACCGACACCGCCACCCTGGGCAAGACCGCCGGCAAGGACGCCGCCCAGGGCAAGGCCACCTATCTCACGCTCATGTCCGCCAAGGAGGCCCGGGCCTACGCCCAGGAACTGATTGACGAGGCACTGGACGCCCTCACACCATTTGGCACCCAGGCTGCACGCCTTGGCGACATCGCCCGCTTCATCGTGGACCGGCGCTACTGA
- the dxs gene encoding 1-deoxy-D-xylulose-5-phosphate synthase, with protein MPLLETINTPGDLKQLGRSDLKDLADELREFIIQSVSRTGGHLASNLGVIELTVALHHVFNTPEDRIIWDVGHQTYAHKVLTGRRERMHTLRQTDGLSGFTKREESPFDAFVAGHSSTSISAALGMAEAAKLAGDPRRVIAVIGDGAMTAGMAFEALNNAGASDANLLVILNDNEMSISPNVGALNTYLTKLLSGRFYNNLRSTGERLLSNLPPIHELAKRAEEHIKGMVTPGTLFEEFGFNYLGPIDGHDLDALIPTLANIRQLKGPQFLHIVTQKGHGYAQAEADPCLYHGVGKFKIEVGVEAKSCALPSARPTYTEVFGQWLLDMAKADERLVAITPAMCEGSGLTEFARQFPKRHFDVGIAEQHALTFAAGMACEGSKPVVAIYSTFLQRAYDQLIHDIALQDLPVMLAIDRAGLVGADGPTHAGAFDLSFLRCVPNMLIAAPSNEEECRRLLTTAYRHNGPSAVRYPRGCGPGATLPEDLEPLEVGRGIVRRESTRQDRRVAFLSFGATVNAALVAADSLDATVADMRFVKPLDRDLIRQLAETHDLLVTTEENVVMGGAGSAVAECLAELSLARLLLHLGLPDRFVEHGDPATLLARCGLDAAGIESAVRNKLPE; from the coding sequence ATGCCCTTGCTTGAAACGATCAACACCCCCGGGGACCTGAAGCAGCTCGGCCGCTCCGATCTCAAGGATCTTGCCGACGAATTGCGGGAATTCATCATCCAGTCCGTATCCCGCACTGGCGGCCACCTGGCCTCCAACCTGGGGGTGATCGAACTCACCGTGGCCCTGCACCACGTGTTCAACACCCCGGAGGACCGCATCATCTGGGACGTGGGCCACCAGACCTATGCCCACAAGGTCCTCACCGGCCGGCGGGAGCGTATGCATACCCTGCGCCAGACCGATGGCCTGTCCGGCTTCACCAAGCGGGAGGAAAGCCCCTTCGATGCCTTCGTCGCCGGCCATTCCAGCACCTCCATTTCCGCTGCCCTGGGCATGGCGGAGGCGGCCAAGCTGGCCGGGGATCCCCGCCGCGTGATCGCCGTCATAGGCGACGGCGCCATGACTGCCGGCATGGCCTTCGAAGCCCTCAACAACGCCGGGGCCTCGGACGCCAACCTGCTGGTGATTCTCAACGACAACGAAATGTCCATCTCCCCCAACGTGGGAGCGCTGAACACCTATCTCACCAAGCTGCTTTCCGGCCGTTTCTACAACAACCTGCGCAGCACCGGCGAACGCCTGCTCTCCAACCTCCCCCCCATCCACGAACTGGCCAAGCGGGCGGAAGAGCACATCAAGGGCATGGTCACGCCGGGCACCCTGTTCGAGGAATTCGGCTTCAACTACCTGGGGCCCATCGACGGGCACGACCTGGACGCCCTGATCCCGACCCTGGCCAACATCCGCCAGTTGAAGGGGCCCCAGTTCCTGCACATCGTCACCCAGAAAGGCCATGGCTATGCCCAGGCCGAAGCGGACCCCTGCCTTTACCACGGCGTGGGCAAGTTCAAGATCGAGGTGGGCGTGGAGGCAAAATCCTGCGCCCTGCCCAGTGCACGTCCCACCTACACGGAGGTGTTCGGCCAGTGGCTGCTGGACATGGCCAAGGCAGACGAACGCCTGGTGGCCATCACCCCAGCCATGTGCGAGGGCTCGGGCCTGACCGAATTCGCACGACAGTTTCCCAAGCGCCATTTCGACGTGGGCATTGCCGAGCAACACGCCCTCACCTTCGCCGCGGGCATGGCCTGCGAAGGCAGCAAGCCCGTGGTGGCCATTTATTCGACTTTCCTGCAGCGTGCCTACGACCAGCTCATCCACGACATTGCGCTCCAGGACCTGCCGGTGATGCTGGCCATCGACCGGGCCGGCCTGGTGGGCGCGGACGGCCCTACCCACGCGGGGGCCTTCGACCTGTCTTTCCTGCGCTGCGTACCCAACATGCTCATCGCCGCGCCCTCCAACGAGGAGGAGTGCCGGCGACTGCTCACCACAGCCTACCGCCACAACGGACCCAGCGCGGTACGCTACCCCCGGGGATGCGGACCGGGCGCCACGCTTCCCGAGGACCTGGAGCCCCTGGAAGTGGGCAGGGGCATCGTGCGCCGGGAAAGCACTCGACAGGACCGGCGTGTCGCGTTCCTGTCCTTTGGCGCCACGGTCAATGCCGCCCTGGTGGCCGCGGACAGCCTGGATGCCACCGTGGCAGACATGCGCTTCGTCAAACCCCTGGACCGGGACCTGATACGGCAACTGGCAGAAACCCACGACCTGCTGGTCACCACAGAGGAAAACGTGGTCATGGGCGGTGCCGGTTCGGCCGTGGCCGAGTGCCTGGCTGAACTGTCCCTCGCCAGGCTCCTGCTCCACCTGGGCCTGCCGGACCGCTTCGTGGAACACGGCGACCCCGCCACCCTCCTCGCCCGATGCGGCCTGGATGCCGCCGGCATCGAGTCTGCCGTAAGGAATAAATTACCCGAGTAG
- a CDS encoding GTP cyclohydrolase I FolE2, translating into MITCDTVCDTPAACPPGQATIADVQNYPDSRKIAIDKVGIKAIRHPVKVLDKTGGAQHTIATFGMYVYLPHHFKGTHMSRFIEILNGYEREISVESFERMLRQMVVKLEAESGHVEMNFPYFVNKKAPVSGVESLMDYDVTFIGEIRNGEYIQTMKVLVPCTSLCPCSKKISAYGAHNQRSHVTITVRTNAFVWIEDIIQVAEENASSQLYGLLKRPDEKFVTEKAYENPKFVEDLVRDVAAALNKDQRIDAYVVEAENFESIHNHSAYALIEHEKQATAGS; encoded by the coding sequence ATGATCACCTGCGACACGGTTTGCGACACCCCCGCCGCCTGCCCCCCAGGCCAGGCCACCATCGCCGACGTCCAGAACTACCCGGACTCCCGCAAGATCGCCATCGACAAGGTGGGCATCAAGGCCATTCGCCATCCCGTCAAGGTGCTGGACAAGACCGGTGGCGCCCAGCACACCATCGCCACCTTCGGCATGTACGTATACCTGCCCCACCACTTCAAGGGCACCCACATGTCCCGCTTCATCGAGATCCTCAACGGATACGAGCGGGAGATCTCCGTGGAGTCCTTCGAGCGCATGCTGCGCCAGATGGTGGTGAAGCTGGAGGCGGAATCCGGCCACGTGGAAATGAACTTCCCCTACTTCGTCAACAAGAAGGCCCCCGTGTCCGGCGTCGAAAGCCTGATGGACTATGACGTGACCTTCATCGGCGAGATACGCAACGGCGAATACATCCAGACCATGAAAGTGCTGGTGCCCTGCACCAGCCTGTGCCCCTGCTCCAAGAAGATTTCCGCCTACGGCGCTCACAACCAGCGCTCCCACGTCACCATCACCGTGCGCACCAACGCCTTCGTGTGGATCGAGGACATCATCCAGGTCGCCGAGGAAAACGCATCCAGCCAGCTTTACGGCCTGCTCAAGCGGCCGGACGAGAAATTCGTTACCGAGAAGGCCTACGAGAACCCAAAGTTTGTGGAAGACCTGGTAAGGGACGTGGCCGCTGCCCTGAACAAGGACCAGCGAATAGACGCCTATGTGGTGGAAGCGGAGAACTTCGAGAGCATCCACAACCACTCCGCCTACGCGCTGATCGAGCACGAGAAACAGGCCACAGCAGGTAGCTGA
- a CDS encoding type 1 glutamine amidotransferase: protein MKPVAIFRHAPTEGAGHFVTFLEARGIPWQLIAIDGGEPVPSTPEQFGGLVFMGGPMSVNDDLPWIPPEMSLIRHAVDLDIPVLGHCLGGQLMAKALGGQVSRNPIKEIGWGRVARSDTPEASRWLGDLEAFDAFHWHGETFSIPPGATRILGNANCTNQAFVLGPHLAMQCHVEMTEAMIHSWCEVGAEEIAASDSPAVQTPTQILALSAGRLPQLHAAAETLYAHWLAGLRS from the coding sequence ATGAAACCTGTCGCCATCTTCCGCCACGCGCCCACCGAGGGAGCTGGACATTTCGTCACCTTCCTGGAAGCCAGGGGCATACCCTGGCAACTCATTGCCATCGATGGAGGCGAACCTGTCCCATCCACGCCGGAACAATTCGGCGGACTGGTGTTCATGGGGGGGCCCATGAGCGTCAACGACGACCTGCCCTGGATACCCCCCGAAATGTCCCTGATTCGTCATGCCGTGGACCTGGACATCCCCGTGCTGGGACATTGCCTTGGGGGGCAGCTCATGGCCAAGGCCCTGGGCGGCCAGGTCTCGCGCAACCCCATCAAGGAGATCGGCTGGGGCCGGGTGGCACGGTCGGATACCCCCGAAGCCAGCCGGTGGCTGGGCGACCTGGAAGCGTTCGACGCCTTCCACTGGCACGGCGAGACCTTTTCGATTCCCCCTGGAGCCACCCGCATCCTGGGCAACGCCAACTGCACCAACCAGGCCTTCGTGCTGGGCCCCCACCTGGCCATGCAATGCCACGTGGAAATGACCGAAGCCATGATCCACTCCTGGTGCGAGGTGGGCGCGGAGGAGATCGCGGCATCCGACAGCCCCGCCGTGCAGACCCCAACCCAGATCCTGGCCCTCAGCGCCGGCCGCCTGCCCCAACTCCATGCCGCCGCTGAAACCCTCTATGCCCACTGGCTGGCCGGCCTGCGCAGCTGA
- a CDS encoding diguanylate cyclase, whose amino-acid sequence MKRPSALVPVIAGFSIMLILMAGVTAIGVTYIRILSNQLTAIVAERNQKAELATTMRAVHEARYQSLMLASNMADPFLRDEEILRFSRMAMEFIQARDQFLSLPLDESEFSLWTRIRQEVRAVEAIAEQIIALSQEDRLNEARNLVRRNMLPTQESMMREWTGLVAMQRAKNQAAMDEARQASARARHLTVALSAGAFAVGLVIAVFVIRLSRRLGQDLYEEKERAQVTLHAIGDAVVRFDADQRVRYLNPVAEQLLGFSAPTALDQPVGDVLRLHGKGNSDDLSKVLVEDTLAGNRASLPDSTCLLSAPGLEYEVEGSCAPIHTTEGEIMGGVLVLRDVTEAREMHRRLLWQADHDSLTSLMNRRAFEERLARILGSKRSGDFPLSILYIDLDHFKPVNDTGGHAAGDELLRQLANLMQSRIRDSDFLARMGGDEFAIVLNACPDTKAEQIAEDIRDSIAKHRFEWQGRTFPAGASMGVVHVPPHWSTLDECLAAADAACYKAKQQGRDNIVVHQH is encoded by the coding sequence ATGAAGCGACCCTCCGCCCTGGTCCCCGTCATCGCAGGCTTCAGCATCATGCTGATCCTCATGGCGGGCGTAACAGCCATCGGCGTCACTTATATCCGCATTCTCAGCAACCAGCTGACGGCCATTGTCGCGGAGAGGAACCAGAAAGCCGAACTGGCCACGACCATGCGCGCCGTGCATGAAGCCCGCTATCAGTCCCTCATGCTGGCCAGCAACATGGCTGATCCCTTCCTGCGGGACGAGGAAATCCTGCGTTTCTCCCGCATGGCCATGGAATTCATCCAGGCCAGGGACCAATTCCTCTCCCTGCCCCTGGACGAATCCGAATTCTCCTTGTGGACCCGTATCCGCCAAGAGGTGCGGGCCGTCGAGGCCATCGCCGAGCAGATCATAGCCCTGTCACAGGAAGACAGGCTCAACGAGGCCAGGAATCTCGTCCGTCGAAACATGCTGCCGACCCAGGAATCCATGATGCGGGAATGGACTGGACTGGTGGCCATGCAGCGGGCCAAGAACCAGGCCGCCATGGACGAGGCCCGCCAGGCCAGCGCCAGGGCCCGCCACCTCACCGTGGCCCTCTCGGCGGGCGCCTTCGCTGTAGGCCTGGTCATCGCGGTATTCGTCATCCGCCTCAGCCGCCGGCTAGGGCAGGACTTGTACGAGGAAAAGGAGAGGGCCCAGGTAACCCTCCATGCCATCGGCGACGCGGTGGTGCGGTTCGACGCCGACCAGCGTGTCCGTTATCTCAATCCCGTCGCCGAGCAGTTGCTGGGCTTCAGCGCGCCCACTGCCCTGGACCAGCCCGTGGGTGACGTATTGCGGCTGCACGGCAAGGGGAACAGCGACGATCTGAGCAAAGTTTTGGTGGAGGACACCCTGGCGGGCAACCGCGCCAGCCTGCCCGATTCCACATGCCTGCTGTCCGCGCCGGGCCTGGAGTATGAAGTGGAAGGCAGCTGCGCCCCCATCCACACCACTGAAGGGGAAATCATGGGCGGGGTGCTGGTGCTGCGGGACGTGACCGAGGCCAGGGAGATGCATCGCAGGCTGCTGTGGCAGGCGGACCACGACAGCCTCACCAGCCTCATGAATCGCCGCGCCTTCGAGGAAAGGCTGGCCCGCATCCTGGGAAGCAAGCGTTCCGGCGATTTCCCCCTGTCCATCCTTTATATCGACCTGGATCATTTCAAGCCGGTGAACGACACGGGGGGCCATGCAGCGGGCGACGAACTGTTGCGACAACTGGCCAACCTCATGCAGTCCCGCATTCGTGACTCGGACTTCCTGGCGCGCATGGGTGGTGACGAGTTCGCCATCGTGCTCAACGCCTGCCCGGACACCAAGGCCGAGCAGATTGCCGAGGACATCCGGGACAGCATCGCCAAGCACAGGTTCGAGTGGCAGGGCAGGACTTTCCCGGCAGGCGCCAGCATGGGCGTGGTGCATGTCCCCCCCCACTGGTCCACCCTGGACGAATGTTTGGCGGCTGCAGATGCAGCATGCTACAAAGCCAAGCAGCAAGGCCGCGACAACATCGTTGTGCATCAGCACTGA
- a CDS encoding DoxX family protein → MQLQQLKAQARSVLAGLDFLGGWLPPLALRLLLAFEFWTSGVEKLQGSNWFSEIQDRFPFPLNLVPTEISWHLATWFELIGPLALVLGLATRFFAVSLSILTVVAIISVHAGLGYNVCDSGWKLPVIYMVMFLPLIFSGPGKLSLDHWIRLKHMGGERRLWS, encoded by the coding sequence ATGCAGCTCCAGCAGTTGAAAGCCCAGGCCCGGAGCGTCCTGGCCGGGCTGGATTTCCTGGGTGGCTGGCTCCCCCCCCTGGCCCTGCGCCTGCTGCTGGCATTTGAGTTCTGGACCTCCGGCGTGGAGAAACTCCAGGGCAGCAACTGGTTCAGTGAAATCCAGGACCGCTTTCCCTTTCCCCTCAACCTCGTCCCCACGGAAATAAGCTGGCACCTGGCCACCTGGTTCGAGCTCATCGGCCCCTTGGCCCTGGTGCTGGGCCTGGCCACCCGTTTCTTTGCCGTGTCCCTGTCCATCCTGACGGTCGTTGCCATCATTTCGGTGCATGCCGGATTGGGCTACAACGTCTGCGACTCCGGATGGAAGCTGCCTGTCATCTACATGGTCATGTTCCTGCCCCTCATTTTTTCCGGGCCGGGCAAACTTAGCCTGGACCACTGGATCCGGCTCAAGCACATGGGCGGCGAACGCCGACTCTGGTCATGA
- the glk gene encoding glucokinase → MNILVGDVGGTHCRLAMARVSGTKVTLSDIRHFRNEEFTGLAVILAQYLGQASPLEVACLAVAGPTDGRHVQFTNLSWHIDAASLEKGLGLKHVGLVNDFSAVGWGLNALGSQDLTTLQEGIPGTEGVKAAVGAGTGLGVSIGIPRDGLHHPIPTEGGHIGFAPLNPEQDRLLDFLRSHYGRVSVERLLSGPGIIDLYRFCAGEAGQNGFGVLDEPIPAQAISVSAQSGQDAAAVHAMKLFAAIYGQVAGDIALLTQARGGIYLAGGIPPKILPLLRGPEFLAGFHAKGRFSDWMHTVPVAVVLDDAIGLRGAAVAAIQPRSEGQANTQG, encoded by the coding sequence ATGAACATCCTGGTGGGAGACGTGGGCGGCACCCATTGCCGCCTTGCCATGGCCCGCGTCAGCGGTACAAAGGTGACCCTTTCCGATATACGGCATTTCAGGAATGAGGAGTTCACCGGCCTCGCGGTCATTCTTGCGCAGTACCTGGGGCAAGCATCACCACTGGAAGTCGCCTGTCTGGCCGTGGCGGGCCCCACCGACGGGCGCCATGTCCAATTCACCAACCTGTCCTGGCATATCGATGCAGCGTCCCTGGAAAAGGGCCTGGGATTGAAGCACGTGGGCCTCGTCAATGATTTCAGTGCCGTAGGCTGGGGCCTGAATGCCCTGGGGAGCCAAGACCTGACCACGCTGCAGGAAGGCATCCCTGGCACGGAAGGCGTGAAGGCCGCCGTGGGCGCCGGCACGGGTCTTGGCGTCAGCATCGGCATCCCCCGCGACGGCCTTCATCACCCCATTCCCACGGAAGGCGGGCACATCGGCTTTGCCCCCTTGAACCCAGAGCAGGACCGCCTGCTGGATTTCCTCCGCAGCCACTATGGCAGGGTGTCCGTGGAACGGCTCCTCTCAGGTCCGGGCATCATCGATCTTTATCGCTTCTGTGCAGGGGAGGCTGGCCAAAACGGATTTGGTGTCCTGGATGAACCCATTCCCGCCCAGGCCATCAGCGTGTCGGCCCAGTCCGGACAGGATGCTGCCGCCGTCCATGCCATGAAGCTATTCGCAGCCATCTATGGACAGGTGGCGGGTGACATCGCCCTGTTGACCCAGGCAAGGGGCGGCATCTACCTGGCTGGCGGCATTCCCCCCAAGATCCTGCCCCTGTTGCGTGGACCCGAGTTTCTCGCGGGGTTTCATGCCAAGGGGCGCTTCAGCGATTGGATGCACACGGTGCCCGTGGCCGTGGTGCTGGATGACGCGATCGGTCTGCGTGGCGCGGCGGTGGCGGCAATCCAGCCCCGGTCAGAGGGCCAGGCAAACACGCAGGGCTAG